From one Melioribacteraceae bacterium genomic stretch:
- a CDS encoding folylpolyglutamate synthase/dihydrofolate synthase family protein: MNLEESLQKLFSLHQFGIKLGLEKPKQLFNHLSNPQNNLKCFHIAGSNAKGSVSSFITSILMEEGYKVGLYTSPHYVKFNERIRVNGQMIADEYIMSFMNELNEYININEPTFFELTTAMAFKYFAEQKVDFAVIETGLGGRLDATNVIDPIASVITTISLEHTNILGDTLKQIAYEKGEIIKRGRKSFIGLLTAEAQNVLINKANSVNSELYNLREVLQINKDSVTLIEGSKKINLYSTPLIGNYQLKNAALAIHTVINSISFKSYRSIYSGILNVIKNTGIQGRYEIFNENPKIILDSSHNEEGINNFISEFKNEKDNYNNREVIFGVMKDKDIKKMLLQFDNIFDKINITTFEYERAATIEQIKDIADSIGVKVNLIPDPVEYILRFKTETGKKCLVVLGSIYLLGQIKSKLMNKNA; the protein is encoded by the coding sequence ATGAATTTAGAAGAATCATTACAAAAATTATTTTCATTACATCAATTCGGTATTAAGCTCGGATTAGAAAAACCCAAACAACTATTTAATCATTTAAGTAATCCGCAAAATAATTTAAAGTGTTTTCACATTGCCGGATCAAACGCGAAGGGGAGTGTTTCATCATTCATAACAAGCATTCTCATGGAGGAAGGGTACAAAGTCGGTTTATATACTTCACCTCATTATGTAAAGTTTAATGAAAGAATTAGAGTGAACGGACAAATGATTGCTGATGAGTATATAATGAGTTTTATGAACGAATTAAATGAATATATTAATATAAATGAACCAACATTTTTTGAATTAACTACCGCAATGGCGTTTAAATATTTTGCTGAGCAAAAAGTAGATTTTGCCGTAATTGAAACCGGTTTAGGTGGAAGATTAGATGCAACAAATGTCATTGATCCAATTGCTTCGGTTATTACTACAATTAGTCTTGAACACACCAATATTCTTGGTGATACGTTAAAGCAAATTGCTTATGAGAAAGGAGAAATAATTAAACGAGGTAGAAAATCCTTTATAGGTTTGCTGACGGCAGAAGCTCAGAATGTCTTGATTAACAAAGCTAATTCAGTCAATTCTGAACTGTACAATTTAAGAGAGGTACTGCAAATCAATAAAGATAGTGTAACCTTGATAGAAGGTAGTAAGAAAATTAATTTATACTCGACACCATTAATTGGGAATTATCAATTAAAAAATGCAGCTTTAGCAATTCATACGGTTATAAATTCAATAAGTTTTAAATCCTATCGATCTATTTATAGTGGCATATTAAATGTGATCAAGAATACTGGAATTCAAGGTCGATATGAGATTTTTAATGAAAATCCAAAAATAATATTAGATTCATCCCACAATGAAGAAGGAATAAACAATTTTATTTCCGAATTCAAAAATGAAAAAGATAATTATAATAATCGGGAAGTAATATTTGGTGTAATGAAAGATAAAGATATAAAGAAAATGCTGTTACAGTTCGATAATATATTTGACAAAATTAATATTACTACATTTGAATATGAAAGAGCAGCAACAATTGAACAAATAAAGGATATTGCAGATTCAATTGGAGTAAAAGTAAATTTGATTCCCGATCCAGTTGAATACATTTTACGGTTTAAGACCGAAACGGGAAAAAAATGTCTAGTAGTTCTAGGAAGTATTTATCTGCTAGGACAAATAAAATCTAAATTAATGAATAAAAATGCTTGA
- the rho gene encoding transcription termination factor Rho: MDISELQSKKIVDLYQIAKDLDLQGYSDLRKQELIFKILEAQTQKDGLTFSKGVLEVLADGYGFLRSADYNYLPSPDDIYVSPSQIKRFSLRTGDYVSGQVRPPKEGERFFALLRVEAVNDQNPEEIRERTLFDNLTPLYPIKRLKLESAPGEYSMRIMDLLAPIGKGQRGLIVSPPKSGKTILLQKIANSISRNHPEVKLIMLLIDERPEEVTDMQRSVQAEVISSTFDEPADRHVQVANMVIEKAKRLVEAKNDVVILLDSITRLARAHNTVIPHSGRILSGGVDSNALHKPKRFFGSARNIEEGGSLTIIATALIETGSRMDEVIFEEFKGTGNMELVLSRELSDRRIFPAIDVNKSGTRKEELLLTEEELNKVWILRKILSDFDSIEAMEFMSDKIKGTRNNKEFLLSMNS; the protein is encoded by the coding sequence ATGGACATTTCTGAACTTCAATCCAAAAAAATTGTTGATCTTTATCAAATTGCAAAAGACCTTGATTTACAAGGCTATAGCGATTTAAGAAAACAAGAACTTATTTTCAAAATCTTAGAAGCACAAACTCAAAAAGATGGTTTAACCTTCTCAAAGGGTGTGCTAGAAGTATTAGCTGATGGTTATGGTTTTCTAAGATCAGCGGACTATAATTACCTTCCTTCACCGGATGATATTTATGTATCCCCATCACAAATTAAAAGATTTAGTTTGCGTACGGGAGATTACGTAAGCGGTCAAGTAAGACCACCGAAGGAAGGAGAACGATTTTTCGCATTGCTAAGAGTTGAAGCTGTTAACGATCAAAATCCTGAAGAAATAAGAGAACGCACTTTATTTGACAACCTTACACCGCTTTACCCTATAAAACGATTAAAACTTGAATCCGCACCCGGTGAATATTCTATGAGAATTATGGATCTTCTCGCACCGATTGGTAAAGGGCAGAGGGGGCTTATAGTTTCTCCACCGAAAAGTGGAAAGACAATCTTACTTCAGAAAATTGCGAACTCAATCTCAAGAAACCACCCGGAAGTAAAACTAATAATGTTGTTGATAGATGAACGGCCTGAAGAAGTAACGGATATGCAGCGTTCTGTTCAAGCTGAAGTTATAAGCTCAACTTTTGATGAACCGGCAGATCGTCACGTACAGGTTGCTAATATGGTAATTGAAAAAGCGAAAAGATTAGTTGAAGCAAAAAATGATGTAGTTATTTTATTGGATAGTATAACTCGTCTTGCTCGCGCTCATAACACAGTTATTCCTCATAGCGGAAGAATCCTATCCGGTGGTGTTGATTCAAACGCCCTTCATAAACCAAAGAGATTTTTTGGTTCCGCAAGAAATATTGAGGAAGGTGGGAGCTTAACAATCATTGCTACAGCTCTTATTGAAACCGGAAGTAGGATGGATGAAGTAATTTTTGAAGAATTTAAAGGTACCGGTAATATGGAATTGGTTCTTAGTCGTGAACTTTCCGATAGAAGAATATTCCCGGCTATTGATGTGAATAAATCCGGAACTAGAAAAGAAGAGCTCTTACTTACAGAAGAAGAACTCAATAAAGTTTGGATTCTCAGAAAAATACTTAGTGATTTTGATTCGATCGAAGCCATGGAATTTATGTCCGATAAAATAAAAGGTACAAGGAACAACAAGGAATTCTTACTGAGTATGAATAGTTAA
- a CDS encoding GWxTD domain-containing protein, producing MKSFVYFIVFFSFVIILNSQPRRDNKLHSNSKPIYVESHVVQSDTNNKCYVSFRVPYSNLVFIKDDLNFTSGIVFRVEVTGKDRVLTREFTHDKVTVNNYESTNRNDLFLEGILSFTLSESEVTVNPLVSLDNTQRQVPLRPFKVEKNSNSPIVVRKNSNCGNSLGYSLVNYENSIPFSEEDYQLFFPIYDNYLRSIEVEIKQNDEVVLKRNVPRKLFAQFAINKCKETLVIEENTSNKPASVFIIDDFSRYLNQGEFKIKISHNDSIYFESEMLVDWVDKPVSLSDPKFAFQLLEIMESEDKLDKIFKEADNEYDKAVELFWNKYDPNSKTHFNQLKAEFYNRADYAIKQYNTKAKNISDISDRGKIYIKYGEPAEVDRYYSDKNQITEVWKYMSPKVEFVFVDITGLGNYKIVN from the coding sequence GTGAAGAGTTTCGTCTATTTTATTGTATTTTTTTCTTTCGTGATAATTCTGAACTCACAACCTAGAAGAGATAATAAATTACATAGCAATTCAAAACCAATCTATGTAGAATCACATGTTGTGCAGAGTGATACGAATAATAAATGTTATGTCTCTTTTAGAGTTCCGTATTCAAACTTGGTTTTTATCAAAGATGATTTGAATTTTACTTCTGGAATTGTTTTTAGAGTTGAAGTAACCGGTAAAGACCGAGTGCTTACTCGAGAATTTACGCACGATAAAGTTACGGTTAACAATTATGAATCAACTAATAGAAATGATTTATTTCTGGAAGGGATTCTTTCTTTTACGCTTTCAGAAAGTGAAGTCACTGTTAATCCTTTAGTTTCTCTCGATAACACTCAAAGACAAGTTCCTCTCAGACCATTCAAGGTTGAAAAAAACAGTAACTCACCAATAGTGGTTAGAAAAAACTCTAATTGTGGAAATTCTCTAGGTTATTCTTTAGTCAATTATGAAAATTCAATTCCATTTAGTGAAGAAGATTATCAGTTATTTTTCCCCATCTACGATAACTATTTAAGATCAATAGAAGTTGAAATCAAGCAGAATGATGAAGTAGTTTTGAAAAGAAATGTTCCACGAAAACTTTTTGCTCAATTTGCAATTAATAAATGTAAAGAAACATTAGTCATTGAAGAAAATACTTCTAATAAACCAGCTTCTGTATTTATTATTGATGATTTTTCAAGGTATTTAAATCAAGGTGAATTCAAAATAAAAATAAGCCACAATGATTCAATTTATTTTGAAAGCGAAATGCTTGTAGATTGGGTTGATAAACCCGTATCATTGAGTGATCCAAAATTTGCATTTCAGTTATTAGAAATTATGGAAAGCGAAGATAAGCTGGACAAAATATTTAAAGAAGCAGATAATGAATATGACAAAGCGGTTGAATTATTTTGGAACAAATATGATCCGAATTCCAAAACACATTTCAACCAACTAAAAGCCGAGTTTTATAATCGAGCGGATTATGCAATTAAACAGTATAATACTAAAGCTAAGAATATTAGTGATATTTCTGATCGTGGAAAGATTTATATTAAATATGGTGAACCGGCTGAAGTAGATCGGTACTATTCGGATAAGAATCAAATAACTGAAGTATGGAAATATATGTCACCCAAAGTAGAGTTTGTTTTTGTTGATATAACCGGCCTAGGTAATTATAAAATTGTGAATTAA
- the pdxA gene encoding 4-hydroxythreonine-4-phosphate dehydrogenase PdxA, with translation MNRFIFTCGDPNGIGPEIVIKTINTVYNKKDEFIFICPKNIFDINSSIIQPKFKYQFYENDNFDTSSSDHVKVIGINDGKLTQGKPTKTSGSISFESIEIAKKIVDRNSAIITAPISKHSWELASIKYDGHTDFFGNKFKINNPLMLFYSPKMIAALATIHKPILQVPKILSNKLLTDIVSTMIFSLKRDFKIINPKIAILGLNPHAGEEGRIGKEELNIIRPIVKKFSKNCSGPFVPDAFFGNKLFEKYDAVLGMYHDQVLIPFKMLNFDIGVNFTANLPIVRTSPDHGTAYDIAYKGKANATSMIEAFRLAKRVLKNRNLQ, from the coding sequence ATGAATAGATTCATCTTCACATGCGGAGATCCAAACGGTATTGGTCCTGAAATAGTGATCAAAACAATTAATACCGTTTACAATAAGAAAGATGAATTCATCTTCATCTGTCCGAAAAATATTTTCGATATTAATTCATCAATAATCCAACCGAAATTTAAGTACCAGTTTTATGAAAATGACAATTTCGATACTTCTTCATCTGACCATGTAAAAGTAATTGGAATTAATGACGGTAAGCTAACACAAGGTAAACCTACTAAAACATCAGGATCAATAAGTTTTGAATCTATTGAAATTGCAAAAAAAATAGTTGATAGAAATTCGGCTATAATAACCGCACCAATCTCTAAGCATTCGTGGGAATTAGCTTCTATAAAATATGATGGTCATACCGACTTTTTTGGTAATAAATTTAAAATTAATAATCCTTTGATGTTATTTTATTCACCAAAGATGATTGCCGCACTAGCTACTATTCATAAACCTATTTTACAAGTCCCAAAAATATTATCGAATAAATTACTTACCGACATAGTTTCTACAATGATATTTTCTCTAAAGCGTGACTTTAAAATAATAAATCCCAAAATTGCAATTCTTGGATTAAACCCGCATGCGGGCGAAGAGGGGAGAATTGGTAAAGAAGAATTGAACATTATTAGACCTATCGTCAAAAAATTCAGTAAAAATTGTTCAGGTCCGTTCGTACCAGATGCTTTTTTCGGAAATAAGTTGTTCGAAAAATATGATGCTGTGTTAGGGATGTATCATGATCAAGTTCTTATACCTTTTAAAATGTTGAACTTTGATATCGGTGTTAATTTTACTGCGAATCTACCGATAGTAAGGACTTCACCCGATCATGGTACCGCATATGATATTGCTTATAAAGGTAAAGCAAATGCAACCAGTATGATCGAAGCTTTTAGACTTGCTAAACGTGTACTCAAGAATAGGAACTTACAATAG
- a CDS encoding class I SAM-dependent methyltransferase encodes MREIDYSSWADYLVDLIDLYPLKSHRLLELGAGNCSISKYLVERYPDYIVSDLSYAMLLAANPKLRRVTADMTKLPFKKEFDVIFSIFDSVNYLINDEAFISFLSEAGKILNDDGVLTFDVSLEKNSKKYIKQLNRNGSVNGIKYFQKSDYDKKTRIHTNTFNINIDGVVFSETHHQKIYLFEEYFLFAEEAGLRVIDCFDCFTFDDANSRTERAQFVLGKI; translated from the coding sequence ATGAGAGAAATCGATTATTCCTCGTGGGCTGATTATCTTGTTGATCTAATTGATTTATATCCCTTGAAGTCACACAGATTATTAGAACTTGGAGCAGGTAATTGCAGCATTTCTAAATATCTTGTTGAAAGATATCCGGATTATATCGTATCTGACCTATCATATGCTATGCTGCTAGCGGCGAATCCTAAACTTCGTAGAGTTACCGCAGATATGACTAAACTTCCTTTCAAAAAAGAATTTGATGTGATTTTTTCTATATTTGACAGTGTTAATTACTTGATAAATGATGAGGCTTTTATTTCTTTTCTATCCGAGGCCGGAAAGATTTTAAATGATGATGGTGTTTTAACGTTTGATGTAAGTCTTGAAAAAAATAGTAAGAAATATATTAAGCAATTAAATCGTAATGGAAGTGTAAACGGAATTAAATATTTTCAAAAAAGTGATTACGACAAAAAGACCAGAATTCACACAAACACTTTTAACATAAATATTGATGGAGTAGTATTTTCTGAAACTCATCATCAAAAAATTTATTTATTTGAAGAGTATTTTTTATTTGCTGAAGAGGCTGGATTGCGAGTGATAGATTGTTTTGATTGTTTTACATTTGATGACGCCAATAGCAGAACCGAACGCGCACAATTTGTATTAGGAAAAATTTAA
- the ftsE gene encoding cell division ATP-binding protein FtsE: MLTFSNVEFAYYNQPVFSDLNFECDPGEFVFLIGKSGSGKTTFLQMIYMNILPQSGYVQVGEYTSASIREKDLPFLRRKIGVIFQDFKLLEDRNVYENIAFVLQVTGTPRKQIKRKVMEALSEVGLSHKQQNMPNELSGGEKQRVAIARAIVNDPMIILADEPTGNLDPDTSEEIINFLKKINARGTSVICATHNYDLVKRLDSRIIKLQDGKAVKVVLKKKTT, encoded by the coding sequence ATGCTCACTTTTAGTAATGTAGAATTTGCATATTATAATCAACCTGTGTTCAGTGATCTGAATTTCGAATGCGATCCCGGTGAATTTGTTTTTCTAATTGGTAAAAGCGGTTCAGGTAAAACGACATTCCTTCAGATGATTTATATGAATATTCTTCCACAATCAGGATATGTACAAGTTGGTGAATATACTTCAGCTTCAATAAGGGAGAAAGATCTTCCGTTTTTAAGACGAAAAATCGGAGTGATTTTCCAAGATTTTAAACTTCTTGAAGACCGTAATGTTTATGAGAACATTGCTTTTGTATTGCAAGTTACCGGAACGCCACGCAAGCAAATTAAAAGAAAAGTAATGGAAGCACTTTCGGAAGTTGGTCTATCTCATAAACAGCAAAATATGCCGAATGAATTATCCGGCGGTGAAAAACAAAGAGTTGCAATAGCGAGAGCAATTGTGAATGATCCTATGATAATTTTAGCTGATGAACCAACCGGTAATCTGGATCCTGATACTTCCGAAGAAATAATAAATTTCTTGAAAAAAATTAATGCTCGCGGTACATCTGTAATATGTGCAACACACAATTATGATTTAGTTAAAAGGTTAGATTCCAGAATCATAAAATTACAAGATGGTAAAGCTGTCAAAGTCGTTCTTAAGAAAAAAACTACTTAA
- a CDS encoding adenylate kinase, translated as MQIILFGAPGVGKGTQAKVLAAKYHIPHISTGDILRTAVSKKTPFGLQAKELMDKGNLVPDDLMGKLIEEVLHDDSSHNGFILDGFPRTLNQVEILENVLANLEGDKKIIVVYLTADDELIVKRLSMRRTCSACGNIINLNYIEDPSSCPYCGSKNTFVKRKDDEEEIIRNRLKVFHETTEPVIDYYKIHKDVIEVNGTKPVEAVTAEIISKLEEVK; from the coding sequence ATGCAAATAATATTGTTTGGTGCTCCGGGTGTAGGTAAAGGAACTCAAGCTAAAGTTTTAGCAGCAAAATACCATATTCCGCATATTTCCACCGGTGATATATTACGAACAGCAGTTAGTAAAAAAACTCCTTTCGGGTTGCAAGCAAAAGAATTAATGGATAAGGGAAATTTAGTTCCAGATGATTTGATGGGTAAACTTATTGAAGAAGTTTTGCATGATGATTCTTCGCATAATGGATTTATACTTGACGGTTTTCCAAGAACTCTGAATCAAGTTGAAATTTTAGAAAATGTTCTTGCAAATTTGGAAGGCGATAAAAAAATTATAGTAGTTTATTTGACCGCCGATGATGAACTGATTGTTAAACGCTTATCAATGAGAAGAACTTGTAGTGCTTGTGGGAATATTATTAATCTAAATTATATTGAAGACCCAAGCAGCTGCCCTTATTGTGGTTCCAAAAATACTTTTGTAAAAAGAAAGGATGATGAGGAAGAAATTATACGTAACAGATTAAAAGTCTTTCATGAAACAACCGAGCCGGTTATTGATTATTATAAAATTCATAAAGATGTAATTGAAGTAAATGGCACAAAACCGGTTGAGGCTGTAACGGCAGAAATTATTTCGAAACTTGAAGAAGTTAAGTAG
- the tadA gene encoding tRNA adenosine(34) deaminase TadA, which translates to MRVRILPGVLNLQKIENLNLLFPEYVYKFMYSALQEAEKALDQNEVPIGAVVVHNGRIIGRGFNQVEMLKDTTAHAEMLAITAAANHLQTKFLTECDLYITVEPCMMCSGAILLSRIKNLYFGAFEPKFGTAGSLYNVLENNKYNHKVNVYSGVYADESSILLKEFFSKSRNTKSIPN; encoded by the coding sequence TTGAGGGTTCGAATCCTTCCGGGCGTACTAAACCTACAAAAAATTGAGAATTTAAACTTGCTCTTCCCCGAATACGTTTACAAGTTCATGTATTCCGCATTACAAGAAGCTGAAAAAGCTCTAGATCAAAATGAAGTTCCAATTGGTGCTGTTGTTGTTCATAATGGTAGAATTATTGGCCGTGGTTTTAACCAAGTAGAGATGTTAAAAGATACTACTGCTCATGCAGAAATGCTTGCCATAACAGCTGCAGCCAACCACCTTCAAACGAAATTTTTAACAGAATGTGACTTATATATTACTGTTGAACCATGCATGATGTGCAGCGGAGCAATATTACTTTCGAGAATTAAAAATCTTTATTTCGGTGCATTTGAGCCAAAATTTGGTACGGCTGGTTCTTTATATAATGTTTTGGAAAATAATAAGTATAATCATAAAGTAAATGTTTATTCCGGAGTCTATGCGGATGAAAGTTCAATTCTTCTAAAAGAATTTTTCAGTAAATCTAGAAATACAAAAAGTATACCTAATTAG
- a CDS encoding protein kinase, which produces MDELLGKKIENYKIISILGKGGMGIVYKAYDTKLERYAAIKMLSSQLFSKERFVERFKREAKNQAKLSHPNIVTVFGFIEYKGILGIVMEYIEGESLEKLIYKQGRIHLYDAVYVMKQILAGIGYAHAKGFIHRDIKPSNIIFNAEGVAKIMDFGISKSLFEKSFTKTGAKIGTIYYMSPEQIRGDELTHHSDIYSLGCTFYEMLIGKPPFDHESEYNVMDSHLKETVPKVSKLIPGLPEKLDTIIGRSLEKDPNNRYPTCEDYIADLRELDAYIAALQEKFTSRIKPNPKKTKIYSIAGFSVFVIALIALIFFAYNQVDSLLKSKSLETLKRYSIESLFEENQDIGIKVNQLKWLETGVDVKLNSVYFSNNNLGIAVGDSGSIIITEDGGNYWRNINLQTKVTFQSCYISESGTAIVVGNNSTIFHTDDFFITSTPQLVNGDYTLFDVAFTDQRTGYIVGSKGLLLLTYDGGKTWEKAALNTNSLLYDVHFISQNVGFICGWDGTLLQTIDAGNNWKALEKFTNKYLRQIDFYDTDNGIVVGGGDEVYLTKNGGNSWTETVVKQRGGIQSASYITHTLIIMPGNRGELIISKDNGNTWSLLDTKTYMNFTSITKTSNGNIFITAVNGRILRIE; this is translated from the coding sequence ATGGATGAACTTTTAGGTAAAAAAATAGAGAACTATAAAATAATCTCAATTCTCGGTAAAGGTGGAATGGGAATTGTTTATAAGGCTTATGATACGAAACTTGAAAGATATGCCGCTATCAAAATGCTCAGTTCTCAACTATTTAGTAAAGAGCGATTTGTTGAGCGGTTTAAACGCGAGGCAAAGAATCAAGCCAAATTATCTCACCCAAATATTGTCACCGTTTTTGGTTTTATAGAATACAAGGGAATCCTTGGAATTGTGATGGAATACATTGAAGGGGAGAGTCTTGAAAAACTAATCTACAAGCAAGGCCGAATTCATCTTTATGATGCTGTCTATGTAATGAAACAAATTCTTGCCGGAATTGGCTATGCTCATGCAAAGGGTTTTATCCATCGTGATATTAAGCCATCAAATATAATATTCAACGCTGAAGGTGTCGCGAAGATCATGGATTTCGGAATTTCTAAATCTTTGTTCGAGAAGAGTTTTACGAAAACCGGAGCTAAGATTGGGACTATATATTATATGAGTCCCGAACAAATTAGAGGAGATGAATTAACACATCATAGCGACATATACTCTCTCGGTTGTACATTTTATGAAATGCTTATAGGAAAGCCACCTTTTGACCATGAAAGTGAATACAATGTAATGGATTCTCATCTAAAAGAAACCGTACCAAAAGTTTCTAAGTTAATACCCGGATTACCTGAGAAACTTGATACAATTATAGGTCGGTCATTGGAAAAAGATCCAAATAATAGATATCCGACATGTGAAGACTATATTGCCGATCTAAGGGAACTAGATGCATATATTGCCGCTCTTCAAGAGAAGTTTACATCAAGAATAAAACCAAATCCGAAAAAGACTAAAATTTATTCAATTGCCGGTTTTTCGGTTTTTGTTATTGCTTTAATAGCTTTGATATTTTTCGCCTATAATCAAGTTGATTCACTTCTTAAAAGTAAGAGTTTGGAAACGCTGAAGAGATATTCAATCGAAAGTCTTTTTGAAGAGAACCAAGATATTGGCATTAAAGTAAACCAACTGAAATGGTTGGAAACTGGAGTAGATGTAAAATTGAATTCAGTTTATTTCTCAAATAATAATTTAGGCATTGCCGTCGGTGATTCTGGCAGTATAATTATTACTGAAGATGGAGGAAATTATTGGAGGAATATTAATCTCCAAACTAAAGTAACATTTCAATCTTGTTACATTTCCGAAAGCGGAACCGCAATTGTGGTGGGTAATAATTCGACCATATTTCACACAGATGATTTTTTTATCACATCTACTCCACAATTAGTTAATGGAGATTATACGCTTTTTGATGTAGCATTCACTGATCAGCGAACCGGTTATATTGTTGGAAGTAAAGGTTTATTGCTTTTAACCTATGATGGTGGTAAAACATGGGAGAAAGCCGCGCTTAATACAAATAGTCTATTGTATGATGTACACTTCATTTCACAAAATGTTGGTTTTATCTGCGGCTGGGATGGAACACTACTACAAACGATTGATGCTGGAAATAATTGGAAAGCTTTGGAAAAATTTACTAATAAATATCTTCGACAAATAGATTTTTATGACACAGATAATGGAATTGTAGTTGGTGGGGGTGATGAAGTTTACCTTACAAAAAACGGCGGCAATTCGTGGACTGAAACTGTAGTTAAACAGCGTGGAGGAATTCAGAGCGCTTCCTACATCACTCATACTCTCATCATTATGCCGGGAAATAGGGGAGAACTAATAATCTCAAAAGATAATGGGAATACATGGTCCTTACTGGATACAAAAACATACATGAATTTTACATCTATAACTAAAACTAGCAACGGCAATATTTTTATAACAGCTGTAAACGGACGAATTTTAAGAATTGAATAG
- the murA gene encoding UDP-N-acetylglucosamine 1-carboxyvinyltransferase, translated as MDKFLIKGGIKLSGKVKVSGAKNSSLALMPACLLNDEENILRNTPQVNDIFTMIKLLTHMGVEVNFDDHELRINAKNLSTQDAPYEHVKKMRASVYVLGPLLAKYGYAKVSLPGGCAWGPRPINLHLESMKKMGADVNLEEGYIVAKASRLKGTKINFDVSSVGATGNVMMAASLAKGTTKITNAATEPEITQLGEMLSKMGARINGLGTSTVEIEGVESLNGSEIDTISDRIEAGTLLIAGAITKSKIEIEVTDPEHLNSITTKLEDVGYKLSSNNKLVEIDARNIQPKSLDVTTAIYPGFPTDMQAQWTALMSLVEGTSTITDTIYLDRFNHIPELIRLGANIEMTRNTAVVRGVDKLKGAKVMSTDLRASASLVLAGLAAEGMTEVLRIYHLDRGYQKIEEKLGQLGASIERVPTSEF; from the coding sequence TTGGATAAATTTTTAATAAAAGGCGGAATCAAATTAAGCGGGAAAGTAAAAGTTAGTGGTGCAAAAAATTCATCACTCGCTCTTATGCCTGCATGTTTATTAAACGATGAGGAAAATATTCTTCGAAATACTCCGCAAGTAAATGATATTTTCACGATGATAAAATTGTTGACCCACATGGGCGTCGAAGTTAACTTTGATGACCATGAATTAAGGATTAATGCAAAAAATCTCTCAACACAAGATGCTCCTTATGAACATGTCAAAAAAATGAGAGCTTCTGTTTACGTACTTGGTCCATTATTAGCAAAGTATGGTTATGCAAAAGTATCTCTACCGGGTGGATGTGCCTGGGGACCAAGACCTATTAATCTACATCTTGAATCAATGAAAAAAATGGGAGCAGATGTAAATTTAGAAGAAGGATATATAGTTGCCAAAGCTTCCAGATTGAAAGGGACAAAAATAAATTTTGATGTGTCTTCTGTTGGTGCTACAGGTAATGTAATGATGGCCGCATCTCTAGCAAAAGGAACTACAAAAATTACCAATGCCGCAACTGAACCTGAAATTACGCAATTGGGTGAAATGCTTTCTAAGATGGGAGCACGGATAAATGGCCTGGGAACTTCTACAGTTGAGATCGAAGGAGTGGAATCGTTAAATGGAAGTGAGATAGACACAATCTCAGATAGAATTGAAGCGGGGACTTTATTAATTGCCGGTGCGATTACTAAAAGTAAAATTGAAATTGAGGTAACAGATCCGGAGCACTTAAATTCGATTACTACAAAACTTGAAGATGTTGGCTATAAGTTGTCTTCTAATAATAAGTTAGTGGAAATTGACGCAAGAAATATACAACCTAAAAGTCTCGATGTAACAACAGCAATTTATCCCGGATTTCCAACGGATATGCAGGCTCAATGGACTGCATTAATGTCGCTTGTTGAAGGAACTTCTACAATTACCGATACAATTTATTTGGATCGTTTTAATCATATCCCGGAACTAATTAGATTGGGAGCAAATATTGAAATGACCAGAAATACCGCAGTTGTACGGGGAGTTGATAAGCTGAAAGGGGCAAAGGTTATGTCAACTGATTTAAGAGCTAGTGCTTCACTTGTTCTTGCCGGTTTGGCTGCGGAAGGGATGACAGAAGTTCTGAGAATCTACCATCTCGATCGAGGTTATCAAAAAATTGAAGAAAAGTTAGGTCAATTGGGAGCAAGTATCGAAAGAGTCCCGACAAGTGAGTTTTGA